A stretch of Myxococcus hansupus DNA encodes these proteins:
- a CDS encoding FAD-binding oxidoreductase: MADHSGKPRHQGHEARNEAGERSGSKYPEVPTGDTRFTPPAPAAPTEAESLEGWGFEDTRFVVKPDGSTVLTGTRYNISNVALPDLMPWFAGKLASPLGYDNRNEPHYPPEIPAARKNDKLLAALREFLAEDQLTDDPKQRLRRGHGHTGGEIWAIRYRKVDRVPDLVVFPRSHDEVVRLVEVATKHGACIIPFGGGTNVTEALRIPLSEERLVIAVDMRQMNRILWIDTVNRMACIEAGATGRHLMSELAKYGFTMGHEPDSLEFSTLGGWIATNASGMKKNRYGNIEDLVLDMQVITPQGIVERPQQAPRESVGVNPRQYMFGSEGNFGIITTAVVKLFPLPEVQRYGSVIFPDLKTGLSFLYALQKSGAVPASVRVMDNTQFHFGQALKPAKHGLAAKLKSEIEKAVVTKLKGFDPYKLAVATIVFEGSKEEVEFQEKTLYRIAGEHGGMKGGGANGERGYQLTFGIAYIRDLTFEHWAIAESFETSVPWSRAMDLYERVQRRVEKEHAAMGLPGKVFFTGRLTQVYQTGVVIYFYLGFYAKGVADPVAAYAALEHAAREEILAAGGSLSHHHGIGKIRRGFLSDVYSEGALELNRKVKAAIDPDNLFAASNSGVNGPVALTRDEEAH, translated from the coding sequence ATGGCAGATCATTCAGGTAAGCCGCGCCATCAGGGTCATGAGGCGCGGAACGAAGCGGGCGAGCGCTCTGGCAGCAAGTACCCCGAGGTACCGACCGGAGACACGCGCTTCACCCCGCCGGCGCCCGCGGCGCCGACCGAGGCGGAATCACTCGAGGGCTGGGGTTTCGAGGACACGCGCTTCGTGGTGAAGCCCGACGGCAGCACGGTGCTGACGGGCACCCGCTACAACATCAGCAACGTCGCGCTGCCCGACCTGATGCCTTGGTTCGCCGGCAAGCTGGCCTCGCCGCTCGGCTACGACAACCGCAACGAGCCACACTACCCGCCAGAGATTCCCGCCGCCCGCAAGAACGACAAGCTCCTCGCGGCGCTGCGCGAGTTCCTCGCCGAAGACCAGCTCACCGACGACCCGAAGCAGCGCCTGCGCCGGGGCCACGGCCACACCGGTGGGGAAATCTGGGCCATCCGCTACCGCAAGGTGGACCGCGTCCCCGACCTCGTCGTCTTCCCGCGCAGCCACGATGAGGTGGTGCGGCTGGTGGAGGTCGCCACGAAGCACGGCGCCTGCATCATCCCCTTCGGCGGCGGCACCAACGTCACCGAGGCCCTGCGCATCCCGCTGTCGGAGGAGCGGCTGGTCATCGCCGTCGACATGCGGCAGATGAACCGCATCCTGTGGATTGACACCGTCAACCGCATGGCTTGCATTGAAGCGGGCGCCACCGGCCGCCACTTGATGAGTGAGCTGGCGAAGTATGGCTTCACCATGGGCCACGAGCCCGACAGCCTGGAGTTCTCGACGCTCGGCGGGTGGATTGCCACCAACGCCAGCGGCATGAAGAAGAACCGCTACGGCAACATCGAGGACCTGGTCCTCGACATGCAGGTCATCACGCCGCAGGGCATCGTCGAGCGCCCGCAGCAGGCGCCCCGTGAGAGCGTGGGCGTCAACCCGCGCCAGTACATGTTCGGCAGCGAGGGCAACTTCGGCATCATCACCACGGCGGTGGTGAAGCTCTTCCCGCTGCCCGAGGTCCAGCGCTACGGCTCGGTCATCTTCCCCGACCTGAAGACGGGCCTGTCCTTCCTCTACGCGCTGCAGAAGTCGGGCGCGGTGCCCGCCAGCGTCCGGGTGATGGACAACACCCAGTTCCACTTCGGTCAGGCGCTCAAGCCCGCCAAGCACGGGCTGGCCGCGAAGCTGAAGAGCGAAATCGAGAAGGCCGTGGTGACGAAGCTCAAGGGCTTCGACCCCTACAAGCTCGCGGTCGCCACCATCGTCTTCGAGGGCTCGAAGGAGGAAGTCGAGTTCCAGGAGAAGACGCTGTACCGCATCGCCGGGGAGCACGGCGGCATGAAGGGCGGCGGCGCCAACGGTGAGCGCGGCTACCAGCTCACCTTCGGCATCGCGTACATCCGCGACCTCACCTTCGAGCACTGGGCCATCGCCGAGAGCTTCGAGACGAGCGTGCCGTGGAGCCGCGCCATGGACCTCTACGAGCGCGTGCAGCGCCGCGTGGAGAAGGAACACGCCGCCATGGGCCTGCCGGGCAAGGTGTTCTTCACCGGCCGCCTCACCCAGGTCTACCAGACGGGTGTCGTCATCTATTTCTACCTGGGCTTCTACGCGAAGGGCGTGGCCGACCCGGTGGCCGCCTACGCGGCGCTCGAGCACGCGGCGCGGGAAGAGATTCTCGCGGCGGGCGGCTCGCTCTCCCACCACCACGGCATTGGCAAGATTCGCCGCGGATTCCTGTCCGACGTGTACTCGGAAGGCGCGCTGGAGCTGAACCGCAAGGTGAAGGCCGCCATCGACCCCGACAACCTCTTCGCCGCGTCGAACAGCGGCGTCAATGGTCCCGTGGCGCTCACCCGGGATGAGGAGGCGCACTGA
- a CDS encoding LysR substrate-binding domain-containing protein produces MVRTKGRLRRAARPSCRLRLDSGEAIRDAAIAGLGIAYLPGFLVDEDLARGRLRALLPSCEQEKVPILAIYPSKRYLPAKVRRFIDLMVEQWRATLR; encoded by the coding sequence GTGGTCCGCACGAAGGGGCGCCTTCGGCGGGCCGCCAGGCCCTCTTGCCGCCTGAGACTCGACAGTGGCGAGGCCATCCGGGACGCGGCCATCGCGGGCCTGGGCATCGCGTATCTGCCCGGCTTTCTCGTCGATGAAGACCTCGCGCGTGGGAGGCTCCGGGCCCTGCTGCCTTCCTGCGAGCAGGAGAAGGTCCCCATCCTGGCCATCTACCCGAGCAAACGGTACCTGCCGGCCAAGGTGCGGCGCTTCATCGACCTCATGGTCGAACAATGGCGCGCGACGTTGCGTTGA
- a CDS encoding SDR family oxidoreductase: protein MLRHVLLTGVTGFVGKVVLEHLLSQGVEHVTVLVRESKDRQGRVQSAAERFAKVAQAPCFSRLPSDWTERITVMSCDLEQPGCGLSPSDADSVRHHVTHVVHCAASVEFDLPLAKATSANIRSALSVLELARTCSKLVGMVDVSTAYVTVWRPGPIEERLAHLPKPAAELYEAFQVAEGDGQEWMTLTGHPNTYTLTKSVAEHLISERRGEVPVVIVRPSIVSAAHRTPFPAWLDSPAALAGCLLYSGLGVVRAFNADPSVRLDVVPVDVVASEVVRSVFGPMPKVGQPVPIVHATMGIQRALRIDMAAASTIEWFKHRPGVVKSPDMFVGRKDHGFDDVDLVRRKLPVQLQKATLAFFGQKKAHRRLTRADEKVQYLNAGFSYFTHHTFDFVRATPLEVPGFEPREYVRVVNEGMYRHLLSRDETQVSFAGPKHDDARGDEAWIMERQTSNATLKVFGYALRKTFRHCMSDVTFDRPSFERAMAQVPPGTLVVLAPTHRSYFDFLLTSYLCFQHPELGISMPHIAAAEEFGRIPVVGSILKESQAFFIKRGVGKEVPELGDELRRLTEKNASLMFFIEGQRSRARLMLPPKRGLLRALQNTGRQFVVLPVAISYDRLPEESSLAKELSGAPRPKMTLTGVLSWLSKLTRGQVQLGRVHMACGAPQHLDANTDVRALSHTVMAELQRHTSVSSFHLRAFLSEHAIPGVDETWLREAIERRGGRVLASDLPVPSPLPAPLAHSLQNQWQHWFAGDVLARQPGNPALEDHLSRYRWCTTPLAELSDARVDAVVKALFESVVRDYQEATKVRAPSELKDVAVTHRPHLDGVLQALVSRDIVKLADNGLEWGPNAAQLAQFHEACAWRGVES from the coding sequence ATGCTTCGCCATGTGCTTCTGACCGGTGTGACTGGCTTCGTTGGCAAGGTGGTGCTGGAGCACCTGCTCTCGCAGGGCGTCGAGCACGTCACCGTGTTGGTGCGTGAGTCGAAGGACCGGCAGGGCCGCGTGCAGTCGGCCGCCGAGCGCTTCGCCAAGGTCGCGCAAGCCCCGTGCTTCTCGCGGCTGCCGTCCGACTGGACGGAGCGCATCACGGTGATGAGCTGTGATTTGGAGCAGCCCGGGTGCGGCCTGTCGCCCAGCGACGCGGATTCGGTGCGCCACCACGTCACGCACGTCGTCCACTGCGCGGCCAGCGTGGAGTTCGACCTGCCGCTGGCGAAGGCGACCTCCGCCAACATCCGGAGCGCGCTCTCCGTGCTGGAGCTGGCGCGCACGTGCTCGAAGCTGGTGGGCATGGTCGACGTGTCCACGGCCTACGTCACCGTGTGGCGTCCCGGCCCCATTGAAGAGCGGCTGGCGCACCTGCCCAAGCCCGCCGCGGAGCTCTACGAGGCGTTCCAGGTGGCGGAGGGCGACGGCCAGGAGTGGATGACGCTCACCGGCCACCCCAACACGTACACGCTCACCAAGAGCGTCGCCGAGCACCTCATCTCCGAGCGCCGCGGCGAAGTGCCCGTCGTCATCGTGCGGCCCAGCATCGTGTCGGCCGCGCACCGCACGCCCTTCCCGGCATGGCTGGACAGCCCGGCCGCGCTCGCGGGCTGCCTGCTGTACAGCGGCCTGGGTGTTGTGCGCGCCTTCAACGCCGACCCGTCGGTGCGGCTGGACGTGGTGCCGGTGGACGTGGTGGCCAGCGAGGTCGTGCGCTCGGTGTTCGGCCCCATGCCGAAGGTGGGCCAGCCCGTTCCCATCGTCCACGCGACCATGGGTATCCAGCGCGCGCTGCGCATCGACATGGCCGCGGCGTCGACCATCGAGTGGTTCAAGCACCGCCCTGGCGTCGTCAAGTCGCCCGACATGTTCGTCGGCCGGAAGGACCACGGCTTCGACGATGTCGACCTGGTGCGCCGCAAGCTGCCCGTGCAGTTGCAGAAGGCGACGCTCGCGTTCTTCGGCCAGAAGAAGGCGCACCGCCGCCTCACGCGCGCCGACGAGAAGGTGCAGTACCTCAACGCGGGCTTCTCGTACTTCACGCACCACACCTTCGACTTCGTGCGCGCCACGCCGCTCGAGGTGCCCGGCTTCGAGCCGCGCGAGTACGTGCGCGTGGTCAATGAAGGCATGTACCGCCACCTGCTCTCGCGCGACGAGACGCAGGTCTCGTTCGCGGGGCCGAAGCACGACGACGCCCGGGGCGACGAGGCGTGGATCATGGAGCGACAGACGAGCAACGCCACGCTCAAGGTGTTCGGCTACGCGCTGCGCAAGACGTTCCGCCACTGCATGAGCGACGTGACGTTCGACCGGCCGTCGTTCGAGCGCGCCATGGCCCAGGTGCCTCCGGGCACGCTGGTGGTGCTGGCCCCCACGCACCGCAGCTACTTCGACTTCCTGCTGACCAGCTACCTGTGCTTCCAGCACCCGGAGCTGGGCATCTCCATGCCGCACATCGCCGCCGCGGAGGAGTTCGGCCGCATTCCGGTGGTGGGGTCGATTCTCAAGGAGTCCCAGGCCTTCTTCATCAAGCGCGGCGTGGGCAAGGAGGTGCCGGAGCTCGGCGACGAGCTGCGGCGGCTCACCGAGAAGAACGCCTCGCTGATGTTCTTCATCGAGGGACAGCGCAGCCGCGCCCGGCTGATGCTGCCCCCCAAGCGCGGGCTGCTGCGCGCGCTGCAGAACACGGGACGTCAGTTCGTCGTGCTCCCCGTCGCCATCTCGTACGACCGGCTGCCCGAGGAGTCCTCGCTCGCGAAGGAGCTGTCCGGCGCGCCGCGTCCCAAGATGACGCTCACCGGCGTGTTGTCCTGGCTCTCCAAGCTGACGCGGGGCCAGGTGCAGCTCGGCCGCGTGCACATGGCGTGTGGCGCGCCCCAGCACCTCGACGCGAACACCGACGTGCGCGCCCTCAGCCACACGGTCATGGCCGAGCTTCAGCGCCACACCAGCGTGAGCAGCTTCCACCTGCGCGCGTTCCTCTCCGAGCACGCGATTCCCGGCGTCGACGAGACGTGGCTGCGCGAGGCCATCGAGCGCCGGGGAGGCCGGGTGCTGGCCAGCGACCTGCCGGTGCCGTCCCCGCTGCCCGCCCCGCTGGCGCACTCGCTGCAGAACCAATGGCAGCACTGGTTCGCGGGTGACGTCCTGGCGCGCCAGCCGGGCAACCCCGCGCTGGAGGACCACCTGTCGCGCTACCGCTGGTGCACCACCCCGCTCGCCGAGCTGAGCGACGCGCGCGTCGACGCGGTGGTGAAGGCCCTCTTCGAGTCCGTCGTTCGCGACTACCAGGAGGCCACCAAGGTGCGCGCGCCCAGCGAGCTGAAGGACGTGGCCGTGACGCACCGTCCGCACCTGGACGGCGTGCTGCAGGCCCTGGTCTCTCGCGACATCGTGAAGCTCGCGGACAATGGCCTCGAATGGGGCCCGAACGCGGCGCAACTGGCGCAGTTCCATGAGGCATGCGCCTGGCGCGGA
- a CDS encoding TetR/AcrR family transcriptional regulator: MRVGRPRDEKVRRAILTAAQELVLEKGYAAVTTADVAKRAGAGKQTLYRWWPGKGALVLDAFSEWVQQAPRLSRRKPSLSSTLVEFCRGASEAAPVLRALMAEAQFDEDLHRRLVAQLVRPRGDELRACLEDRRPSDRELVVNVLSGLVWQRLMLNEPLDAQFVRFALRVVERI; this comes from the coding sequence ATGCGTGTCGGGCGGCCGCGGGATGAGAAAGTTCGCCGCGCCATTCTCACGGCGGCCCAAGAGCTTGTCCTGGAGAAGGGCTACGCCGCGGTCACCACGGCCGACGTCGCGAAGCGCGCGGGGGCGGGGAAGCAGACCCTGTACCGTTGGTGGCCGGGCAAGGGGGCGCTGGTGCTGGATGCGTTCTCGGAATGGGTCCAGCAGGCTCCCCGGCTGAGTCGGCGCAAGCCTTCGCTGTCCTCGACCCTGGTGGAATTTTGCCGAGGGGCTTCCGAGGCGGCCCCCGTGCTGCGGGCGTTGATGGCCGAGGCGCAGTTCGACGAGGACCTCCACCGGCGGCTCGTCGCTCAGCTCGTCCGTCCACGGGGCGACGAACTCAGGGCCTGCCTTGAGGACCGGCGCCCCTCCGACCGCGAGCTCGTGGTCAACGTCCTGTCGGGGCTTGTCTGGCAACGCCTCATGCTCAACGAACCGCTCGATGCGCAATTCGTCCGCTTTGCCCTGCGGGTGGTGGAGCGCATCTGA
- a CDS encoding winged helix-turn-helix domain-containing protein has translation MEERRLFAASRLKSGWRPVDVADECGVTRGAVSQWCKALAQGGVRKLRHKPHQRRPSRLSPSQWKQVARVLKAGAVRAGFPTERWTLPRIARLIEQRWGVRYHPRSLSRPLHRLGFSAHRPRSQARERNDALIEAWIRRDWPRIERGFEEAGGQLPSWMRRVTRFGPAWAPPGRRWDKSESSSV, from the coding sequence ATGGAGGAGCGGCGACTGTTCGCCGCTTCACGGCTGAAATCGGGTTGGCGCCCAGTAGACGTAGCGGACGAGTGTGGCGTCACCCGAGGAGCCGTGTCGCAGTGGTGCAAAGCCCTCGCACAAGGCGGCGTCAGGAAGCTGCGGCACAAGCCGCATCAGAGACGTCCCTCCCGGCTGAGCCCCTCGCAGTGGAAGCAAGTGGCCCGAGTCCTCAAGGCCGGCGCCGTCAGGGCCGGCTTTCCCACGGAGCGGTGGACCCTTCCACGCATCGCACGTCTCATCGAGCAACGCTGGGGCGTGCGGTACCACCCACGCTCCTTGTCGAGGCCACTGCATCGGCTCGGGTTCTCCGCGCACCGCCCTCGTTCTCAGGCCCGCGAGCGGAATGATGCGCTCATCGAAGCGTGGATAAGAAGAGACTGGCCTCGAATAGAAAGGGGGTTCGAAGAAGCGGGAGGACAATTGCCTTCTTGGATGAGACGGGTCACACGTTTCGGGCCCGCCTGGGCACCACCTGGGCGCCGGTGGGACAAGTCCGAGTCCTCAAGCGTCTGA
- a CDS encoding deoxyhypusine synthase family protein, with protein sequence MSASSLPVLEFVLANYKNFNARATRDSLLSYWEHVSGGGRMFWSVAGAMSSAQLGITLAPAIRAGLIHGLSVTGANLEESLFRLVAHAAYKDFPEYRYFSKQDDTKILEQRMRRVTDTSIPEDEAFRAVEKIIVPMWKNATEKGERRFWHEYFYECILALDPADFEGDPEACWLLEAARRKLPIVVPGYEDSTFGNIFASYVKAGECNASIVKSGIEYMADFYDRYEELSAGSGVGFFQIGGGIAGDFPICVVPSIKYDLQKPVKPWAYFCQISDSTTSYGSYSGATPNEKITWDKLTETTPMFVIESDATIVAPLILSALLECQRQPEAAKAIIAKHRG encoded by the coding sequence ATGTCTGCTTCCTCCCTGCCTGTCCTCGAGTTCGTTCTCGCGAACTACAAGAACTTCAACGCCCGCGCGACGCGCGACTCGCTCCTGTCCTACTGGGAGCATGTTTCGGGCGGCGGCCGGATGTTCTGGAGCGTCGCGGGCGCGATGTCGTCAGCGCAGCTCGGCATCACCCTGGCGCCCGCGATTCGGGCGGGGCTGATTCACGGCCTGTCCGTGACGGGCGCCAACCTGGAGGAGTCGCTGTTCCGGCTCGTCGCCCACGCGGCGTACAAGGACTTTCCGGAGTACCGCTACTTCAGCAAGCAGGACGACACGAAGATTCTCGAGCAGCGGATGCGCCGGGTGACGGACACCAGCATCCCCGAGGACGAGGCGTTCCGCGCCGTCGAGAAGATCATCGTCCCGATGTGGAAGAACGCGACGGAGAAGGGTGAGCGCCGCTTCTGGCACGAGTACTTCTACGAGTGCATCCTGGCGCTCGACCCCGCCGATTTCGAGGGCGACCCGGAGGCCTGCTGGTTGCTGGAGGCCGCGCGCCGCAAGCTCCCCATCGTCGTCCCCGGGTACGAGGACTCGACGTTCGGCAACATCTTCGCGTCCTACGTGAAGGCGGGCGAGTGCAACGCGAGCATCGTCAAGTCGGGCATCGAGTACATGGCCGACTTCTACGACCGCTACGAGGAGCTCTCCGCGGGCAGCGGCGTGGGCTTCTTCCAGATTGGCGGCGGCATCGCCGGTGACTTCCCCATCTGCGTGGTGCCCTCCATCAAGTACGACCTGCAGAAGCCCGTGAAGCCGTGGGCCTACTTCTGCCAGATCAGCGACTCGACGACCTCCTACGGCTCGTACTCCGGCGCCACGCCGAACGAGAAGATCACCTGGGACAAGCTGACCGAGACGACGCCGATGTTCGTCATCGAGTCGGATGCCACCATCGTCGCGCCGCTGATTCTCAGCGCCCTGCTGGAGTGCCAGCGCCAGCCCGAGGCGGCGAAGGCCATCATCGCGAAGCACCGGGGTTAG
- a CDS encoding DNA cytosine methyltransferase, whose translation MNSVELFAGAGGLALGVARAGFTHKAVVEIDRRACDTIRENIRRQVAYVKDWPLFEADIRQFNYAEVKGDVDLLSAGVPCQPFSFGGSHRGHFDERNLFPETAEAIARLRPKAVLIENVKGLLRSTFRPYFEYVLAMLTLPEVRRGEDEPWTEHFERLQRDRGRSDVGTRYVVHYHQVNAADFGIPQWRDRVIIVAFRADLGVNWSPPPATHSLDALLWSQWWTKEYWDRHGLPQRVRPGAMSLRYQQAFTRLKSCASLATRLTPWATVRDALHGLPKLRQGQTSADVENHFLNPGARAYERHVGSSPDEPAKTLKAGSHGVPGGENTLALGGGRVRYFSVRECARLQTFPDNYVFPGAWTRAMRQLGNAVPVALAETFALRIAESLREAQSPGSAAKAPTHGHGARVPDCQAVEG comes from the coding sequence GTGAATTCAGTCGAATTGTTCGCGGGCGCCGGCGGACTCGCCTTGGGTGTGGCGCGAGCCGGTTTTACCCACAAGGCGGTCGTTGAGATCGACCGGCGCGCTTGCGACACCATCCGCGAGAACATTCGTCGTCAGGTCGCGTACGTGAAGGACTGGCCGCTCTTCGAGGCGGACATCCGGCAGTTCAACTATGCCGAGGTGAAGGGGGACGTCGATCTCCTGTCCGCCGGTGTACCCTGCCAGCCGTTCTCGTTCGGAGGTTCTCATCGCGGTCATTTCGACGAGCGAAACCTGTTCCCGGAGACTGCGGAGGCCATCGCCCGCCTCCGGCCTAAAGCGGTGCTCATCGAGAACGTCAAGGGACTCCTGCGCTCCACGTTCAGGCCCTACTTTGAGTACGTGCTCGCAATGCTCACCCTGCCGGAGGTTCGGCGTGGCGAGGACGAGCCCTGGACGGAGCACTTCGAGCGGCTCCAGCGCGATAGGGGCCGCAGCGACGTCGGAACCCGCTACGTGGTTCATTACCATCAAGTGAACGCCGCCGACTTTGGCATCCCGCAGTGGCGCGATCGGGTCATCATCGTGGCGTTCCGCGCGGACCTTGGCGTGAACTGGTCCCCTCCTCCGGCCACCCATAGCCTCGACGCGCTGCTCTGGTCACAGTGGTGGACTAAGGAATACTGGGACCGACATGGGCTTCCGCAGCGCGTTCGTCCGGGGGCGATGTCGCTGCGGTACCAGCAGGCGTTCACGCGGTTAAAGTCCTGCGCGAGCCTTGCGACCCGGCTCACCCCCTGGGCCACCGTCCGCGACGCACTCCACGGTCTTCCTAAACTGCGCCAGGGGCAGACCTCTGCCGACGTGGAAAACCACTTCCTCAACCCTGGCGCCCGCGCGTACGAGCGGCACGTAGGAAGTTCGCCGGACGAACCGGCGAAGACGCTCAAGGCAGGGAGCCACGGTGTCCCGGGGGGGGAAAACACCTTGGCACTTGGCGGCGGACGGGTGCGGTACTTCTCGGTGCGAGAGTGCGCGAGGCTGCAGACCTTCCCCGACAACTACGTCTTCCCGGGCGCGTGGACGCGTGCGATGCGTCAGCTCGGGAATGCCGTTCCAGTGGCTCTGGCCGAGACCTTTGCCCTCCGAATCGCCGAGTCCCTCCGTGAGGCCCAGTCACCCGGGAGCGCCGCGAAGGCCCCCACGCACGGCCATGGCGCTCGAGTCCCAGACTGTCAAGCTGTCGAAGGATGA